One part of the Novipirellula aureliae genome encodes these proteins:
- a CDS encoding plasma-membrane proton-efflux P-type ATPase: MLKRDDVADESHVDAQSPAHLDRELNELSLPDLQSELKCTLEGMTQEDAGRRSIEFGFNEIPEKGQRPLLKFLSYFWGPIPWMIEVAALLSALVQHWEDFAIILVLLVGNAVVGFWEEFQAGNAIAALKSRLALNARVRRDGKWTSIPARELVPGDVVRMRLGDIVPADAKLLDSAKRRGRGNESQAEGLVTSSATKADDVQSETGDSVEVDQSALTGESLPVTRKAGETVFSGSIIKQGEIDALIFGTGGNTYFGKTAKLVETAQTTSHFQKAVLKIGDFLIVVAVALVSLILLVALFRGDPITETLQFALVLTVAAIPVAMPTVLSVTMAVGARVLARGQAIVSRLASIEELAGMDVLCSDKTGTLTQNKLALGEPFIMNGITKDELLLAAALASRAENKDPIDEAVLAGCDGVRTSDYEVVHFQPFDPVHKRTEATVHDSRGGEFKTSKGAPQVIMDLVDSTQNVADEETSSASKDSLPHPLHDRVQTAIDDFAKRGFRSLGVAQWDAHNGWRFLGVLPLSDPPREDSASTIATAHQMGCAVKMVTGDQLAIAREVATQLDMGFNLVDAQAFQDTSYQDASQVDALIERADGFAQVYPEHKFHIVDVLQKHGHIVGMTGDGVNDAPALKKADCGIAVSGATDAARAAADIVLLSPGLSVVIDAIKESRKIFQRMTSYAIYRIAETIRVLLFMTLSILVFNFYPVTAVMIVLLALLNDGAILSIAYDRVQYANMPERWDMRLVLGVASVLGLAGVAASFGLFYLAEQVYQLDRDTIQSLMYLKLSVAGHLTIFATRTRGPFWSIRPARILFLAVLGTQVIATLLAVYGILMAPIGWKLAGLIWCYALAWFLVNDRLKVIAYRIFDPSNDVLTQQKKEDSDE, encoded by the coding sequence ATGTTGAAACGCGACGATGTTGCCGACGAATCGCATGTCGATGCACAATCACCTGCTCATTTGGATCGTGAATTGAATGAGCTGTCGTTGCCAGACCTCCAATCCGAACTGAAGTGTACGCTTGAGGGTATGACGCAGGAGGACGCAGGACGTCGATCGATCGAGTTCGGATTCAACGAGATTCCCGAAAAGGGGCAGCGTCCGCTGCTGAAATTTCTTTCGTATTTCTGGGGACCGATTCCCTGGATGATTGAGGTCGCAGCCCTCTTGTCAGCACTGGTTCAGCACTGGGAAGACTTTGCCATCATCTTGGTGCTACTGGTCGGAAACGCGGTGGTCGGGTTCTGGGAAGAGTTTCAAGCAGGAAACGCCATTGCGGCACTCAAGTCGCGACTTGCCCTCAATGCCCGAGTCCGTCGCGACGGTAAATGGACTTCAATCCCCGCACGAGAACTTGTTCCGGGCGACGTTGTCCGAATGCGGTTGGGCGACATCGTGCCGGCGGACGCAAAACTACTCGACAGCGCAAAACGTCGTGGACGAGGTAACGAGTCCCAAGCGGAGGGACTCGTAACCTCATCTGCGACGAAGGCTGATGATGTGCAGTCCGAAACTGGCGATTCGGTCGAAGTCGATCAGTCGGCGTTGACGGGAGAGTCTCTTCCAGTCACCCGTAAGGCGGGTGAGACTGTCTTCTCTGGTTCAATCATCAAGCAGGGCGAGATCGACGCGCTCATCTTTGGCACTGGCGGCAATACGTATTTCGGAAAGACGGCGAAGCTGGTCGAAACCGCGCAAACAACAAGTCACTTTCAAAAAGCAGTCTTGAAGATTGGTGACTTCCTCATTGTCGTGGCCGTCGCCTTGGTTTCCTTGATTCTATTGGTCGCGTTATTCCGAGGCGATCCGATTACCGAAACGTTGCAGTTTGCATTGGTGCTAACGGTGGCAGCCATTCCCGTCGCGATGCCAACGGTGTTGTCAGTGACGATGGCGGTTGGTGCGCGGGTGTTGGCTCGCGGCCAGGCGATCGTCAGTCGATTGGCGTCGATTGAGGAATTGGCGGGCATGGATGTCCTGTGCAGCGACAAAACCGGAACGTTGACGCAAAACAAGCTGGCACTTGGCGAGCCATTCATCATGAATGGTATCACGAAAGATGAACTCTTACTGGCTGCGGCGCTTGCTTCTCGGGCAGAAAACAAAGACCCGATCGACGAAGCGGTCTTGGCCGGTTGTGATGGTGTTCGGACCAGCGACTATGAAGTGGTTCACTTTCAACCGTTTGATCCTGTTCACAAACGGACCGAAGCAACGGTTCACGATAGTCGCGGTGGAGAGTTTAAAACCAGTAAAGGCGCGCCGCAGGTCATCATGGACTTGGTTGATTCAACACAAAATGTCGCGGACGAGGAAACGAGTTCTGCGTCGAAGGATTCGTTACCTCATCCACTACATGACCGGGTGCAAACCGCGATCGATGACTTCGCCAAACGCGGATTTCGTTCCTTGGGTGTTGCTCAATGGGATGCACACAACGGTTGGCGGTTTCTTGGCGTGTTACCGCTGTCCGATCCACCACGCGAAGACTCCGCATCAACCATCGCAACCGCTCATCAAATGGGTTGTGCCGTAAAGATGGTGACGGGCGATCAGTTGGCGATCGCACGAGAAGTCGCCACTCAACTGGACATGGGCTTCAACCTCGTCGATGCACAGGCGTTCCAAGACACCAGCTATCAGGATGCTTCTCAGGTCGATGCACTCATCGAGAGAGCCGATGGATTCGCGCAAGTTTATCCCGAACACAAGTTCCACATTGTTGACGTGTTGCAGAAGCACGGGCACATCGTGGGAATGACGGGCGACGGGGTCAATGACGCGCCAGCGCTCAAGAAAGCGGATTGTGGGATCGCGGTATCGGGTGCAACCGACGCTGCTCGAGCTGCCGCTGACATCGTGCTGCTTTCACCTGGCCTGTCGGTAGTGATCGACGCTATCAAGGAATCACGCAAAATCTTCCAGCGGATGACCAGTTACGCGATCTACCGAATTGCCGAAACGATCCGTGTGCTGCTGTTCATGACGTTGTCGATTCTGGTGTTCAACTTCTATCCGGTCACGGCAGTCATGATCGTATTGTTGGCGCTGCTCAACGACGGTGCGATTCTGTCGATTGCGTATGACCGTGTGCAGTACGCCAACATGCCCGAGCGATGGGATATGCGATTGGTATTAGGCGTCGCAAGCGTTTTGGGTTTGGCCGGCGTTGCCGCCTCGTTCGGTCTATTCTATCTGGCTGAACAGGTTTACCAACTCGACCGCGACACCATTCAGTCGCTGATGTATTTGAAACTATCGGTCGCAGGCCATTTGACGATATTTGCCACTCGCACGCGAGGTCCTTTCTGGTCCATCCGCCCCGCGCGGATTTTGTTTCTCGCAGTCTTGGGGACTCAAGTGATCGCGACCTTGCTTGCGGTGTATGGAATTTTGATGGCTCCGATCGGCTGGAAACTCGCAGGATTGATCTGGTGCTATGCTCTCGCTTGGTTCCTCGTCAATGACCGACTGAAAGTGATCGCGTATCGAATCTTCGATCCGTCCAATGATGTCCTCACTCAACAGAAAAAGGAAGACTCCGATGAATAA
- a CDS encoding SpoIIAA family protein produces the protein MSVELSEVQQGNYLEIQVTGKLDKEAYDLFLPSVERQIEVCGKIRILFAMHDFHGWDAGALWQDIKFDAKHFNDIERLAIVGEKKWERGMGVFCKPFTTAKIRYFDQSEIDEARRWLSS, from the coding sequence ATGTCTGTTGAATTGAGTGAAGTCCAGCAAGGAAACTACCTGGAAATTCAAGTCACTGGGAAGCTCGATAAAGAAGCCTACGATTTGTTTCTTCCGTCCGTAGAACGCCAGATCGAAGTGTGCGGCAAGATTCGCATCCTGTTTGCCATGCATGATTTTCACGGATGGGACGCCGGTGCGTTGTGGCAAGATATCAAGTTTGACGCGAAGCACTTCAATGACATTGAGCGGTTGGCAATCGTTGGCGAAAAGAAATGGGAACGCGGCATGGGGGTGTTCTGCAAGCCGTTTACGACGGCCAAGATTCGCTACTTTGACCAGAGCGAAATCGACGAAGCTCGCCGATGGCTTTCAAGTTAA
- a CDS encoding P-type ATPase yields MVKRATSGRALGIVVGTGTQTEIGRVSTLTESIGREKTPLQHKRAVLGKQLGFAVVAIAIIVSVAGWAKGKPLLEMFLTGSVQELPLFAQSLSQCAHPGFSRSRFSHVLELA; encoded by the coding sequence ATTGTCAAGCGAGCAACCAGCGGGCGTGCGCTCGGAATCGTCGTCGGAACTGGAACTCAAACAGAAATTGGACGTGTCTCCACGTTGACGGAGTCGATCGGAAGAGAAAAGACACCATTGCAGCACAAACGAGCGGTGTTGGGCAAACAGCTCGGCTTCGCAGTCGTCGCGATCGCCATTATCGTGTCGGTAGCGGGCTGGGCGAAGGGCAAACCGCTACTGGAGATGTTTCTTACCGGTTCCGTTCAGGAGTTGCCCCTATTCGCACAGTCGTTGTCTCAATGCGCACATCCTGGTTTTTCGCGGTCTCGTTTTTCGCATGTTTTAGAACTGGCATAG